The DNA segment ACAGGAAGTTTAAAACTTCCTGTTATTAAGATCGCTGTTTTATTAAGGTTCCCGTCGAAAAGACCTTTACTTTTCGGATTGAAAGATGTTAAAAGGAATTAATTTTCCTTTGATTTTCAACGTGATGACACCATGTGCAGGAAGCTCAAAATTCTGTGTTGTGCTTTTCGTTGCAGGATAGTCTTTATGTTTCCATAAGTCCCTTATCGTATAATTGTGGCTGAGGTCAAAGCCCAAACTTTCCATATGGAGATCAATTGAAGCACTTTTGTCCGACCTGTTCAACAAGGTTACGGCAACCAGCCCACTCATGGTCGAAACCAATGGTTTTGCCCAAATTTCCAGTTCTCCGGATTTCTTTAACCTGCGTGCCTGATAGCCAAGCTTGTCCTGATTGAGAGCAATGACCTCTGCATTGGTAACCAGGCTCAGCGTTTCTTTGGAAATTGTCCTCAGGTCATTGCCCAGTAATAGTGGAGAGTTCATCATGGCCCACATACTGAAATGTGATTTATCTTCTTCGTAGCTCATGCCACGGCCAACCTGCAGCATATCCATATCATTCACATGACCGGGAGAACTATATTTCCATAGATCTGCATTCTTATCTATAATGTTTAAAATGGATTCAAATTTATTGTTAATATCGCCGGAGATCCGCCAGGAATCTGCAATTTCAATCGCCCATTTTCCCGGAAACTGCCAACGACAGATATTGAATAAAGCCTCTTTTTTTATCTTTTTAATGTGATTTGCGATTTGTGTATAACGCATCTCTTCATCTAAGCCCAGCTTTTCGCCACCACACCAATCGACCTTAATGAAATCATAGCCCCAGGTTTTAAGCATCAGGTTTAAATCCTGTTCATCATGGCCATAAAGTCCGGAGCCCACTCCAATCGTATCCTTATCCCATATCGATGCACAGGTATTGATGCCCGCATCTGAATATATTCCTGCTTTAAGTCCTTTACCATGGATGTAATCTGCAAGGGCCTTCATTCCGGAAGGAAAACGTTTGCTATGTACCAGCAGTTCTCCTTTTTCATTTCTACCTCCAAAAAATCCGTCATCCATATTGATAAAATTATAACCGGCCTTTTTAAGTCCGGTAAGGACCATCGCATCAGCTTGGGCCTTCATCACCTGTTCACTGATGTCTACCCGGAAATTATTCCAGCTGGACCAGCCCATCATTGGCGTCTTTGGATGTGGAGATGGTTCTTGCGCGTAGAGGAAGCAGGGGGCGAGGATTAAAGTAAGGATCAGTCGGTAGAAAATGGTTTTGTGGATCATGGCCTAAAGTTAGGGACAAGTATCGAAATCAGGAAAGATTAAATCGGCTCAATTCTCACCATAAATGAAAGGGAATTGTTAGATTTAATCCTTTTCAAGAATCTGGTATATAGGGTTTTGAGTGTTGGTGTTGTGGGTATATCAGGATGATATAAAAACATTTAAAATGAGATATTTAATTTCAACATTCGTATTTATCATGTTGTTTACCGGCCAGATGAAATCGGCGACAGCAAAAGATTTTATTCTGGAATCGCCTGACAAAAAATTGAAGGCAACAGTGACCATTAACGGTGGTTTAAGCTATAGCCTGGCCTACATGGGGAAAGTCTACCTGCTGCCATCGGCGATAGGAATGACCCTGGCGGACGGAAAAGTATGGGACGGAAAGTCAAAATTAATTCGCTCCGGCACTTCGCAGACAGACCGCATACTCCAGCCCTTGTATGGAATCCGGGCCAAATTACGGGAGCATTACAAGGAACTGATCCTGGAGTTCTCAGGTGATTATTCCGTCATATTCCGGGTATATAATGAAGGTTTTGCTTATAGGTTTCGGACTTCATTAAAAGACAGTTTGGTACTGAAATCAGAGCAATCGGAATTTCGGTTTAACGGAGATTATCAATGTTATTTTCATCCGGCACTCTCTGAAGCAGATTACCGTTTGAATAAACTCTCTGAGGTGCAACAACCCAATTATTCCAGTATGCCGCTACTCCTGAAAACACCTGATGAACTGAACATCATGATTCACGAGTCCGATGTAATGGATTATCCTTGTATGAGCCTGTCTTCGTCGGGAACAACTGAAAACAGGTTGATGGGCAACCATGCGGCTTATCCGAAGCGGGTAGAAAAAGGAGGTCATGCAAATTTCAACCTGCTGGTTAAAGAAAGAGAAGACCATATTGCCAGAACAAAAGGCCCACGCAGTTTCCCATGGAGATTGATCAGTTTTGAAAAAGAAGATGGAAAAATCCTTGCT comes from the Pedobacter sp. FW305-3-2-15-E-R2A2 genome and includes:
- a CDS encoding glycoside hydrolase family 27 protein; the protein is MIHKTIFYRLILTLILAPCFLYAQEPSPHPKTPMMGWSSWNNFRVDISEQVMKAQADAMVLTGLKKAGYNFINMDDGFFGGRNEKGELLVHSKRFPSGMKALADYIHGKGLKAGIYSDAGINTCASIWDKDTIGVGSGLYGHDEQDLNLMLKTWGYDFIKVDWCGGEKLGLDEEMRYTQIANHIKKIKKEALFNICRWQFPGKWAIEIADSWRISGDINNKFESILNIIDKNADLWKYSSPGHVNDMDMLQVGRGMSYEEDKSHFSMWAMMNSPLLLGNDLRTISKETLSLVTNAEVIALNQDKLGYQARRLKKSGELEIWAKPLVSTMSGLVAVTLLNRSDKSASIDLHMESLGFDLSHNYTIRDLWKHKDYPATKSTTQNFELPAHGVITLKIKGKLIPFNIFQSEK